The Candidatus Palauibacter australiensis DNA segment CGTCGAGGAACGGATGAATCGTCTCGAACTGCACATGCGCGAGTCCCGCTTTGATGAGAGCGGGCAGATCATCATCGGTTGCATGAATGAACCGCTCAAGCGCGGCCATGCACTCCTCCACATGGTTCGGTGGTGGGGGAACGAACGCGGCGTTTCCGGGACGCGAACCCCCAATCCAGTTCTGCGTACGCCGGAACTCGCCGGGCATCATCGTCGCGCCACGGCCGCTCGCGAGAAGCTTGGCATGCATCTCTCGCATGAGGCGATTCGAGAGCGGGAAGTTGTCGTCCTGCAGGCGTTGGATTCCGTGATACAATGCGGCGACGTAATTGGATGTCTCGACGACGTCATCCCGTAAGACGCCAGGTACCCCGCCCGCTTCGTGCAGCATGAGATCGGAAAGGGAAGACTGCGTACCTTCGATCTGAGAGGAGAGCACGGCCTCCTTCCGCACGTATCCGTACACGAAGTAGGCGGCGTCCGGAAGAAGCTCGGTCACCGCGTCGAGTCGCCCCAATGCGGCGGCAGCTGACTCGAACGGTTGGCGCAGCCCTTCCCGGAGGTCGATGTCCGGCGAGGGTGGCAAAGCTACGGGTATGAACGCTCGTACGGTTTCCCCGCCGGCTACCGTAACGTCGTAAGTGCCTGTCGCTTCACGTTTCATTCTTGACCCGAATCGTGCCTTGATCTTCACTTGATGCTGCTTGATAATCTCACGTCCACATCCGCTAAGCAATATTTTTGCCGTTTTCTTTCGTTACGCCTCGGCTAACGAAGGAACTTTTCCTTACGCCCTCTCGGGACGCTGCTAAGGAAAGAAAAATGACGTTTTCTTTCGTTACGCCTCGGCTAACGAAGAAACTTTTTCTTAGGTTGCTCCTGCTGCCGGGTTGCACGGGTCGGGTTACCTGACGCATGCTGCGACATGAGAACGGTGGAGGGGTTGATCGGTATCGGCCGGAAAGCCGTCATCGGGTTGGCCGCGGCGCTGCTTTGCGCCGCAACGGGTGGCTGCACCCGCGACGGGTGGCCCGATCCGGCGCCGGTGGAGTCCGACGCGCTGGCGGCCGAGCACGAGGAGTGGCGGGAGGGGCGGCGGCGCAGCCTCGCGAACCCCAACGCGGGCGTCATCAGTTGGGATGGGCTCTTCGAGTTGCGGGAAGGCGCGAACACGTTCGGCTCCGATCCGTCCGCGGCCATCGTTCTGCCGGAGGAAGACGCGCCGCCCCTGGCCGGAACCCTCCACCTCGATGGTGGGGCCGTGCGTCTCGTTCCCGAAGCCGGGAGCGGCCTGAGTCTGAGAGACCAGATGTCCGGCGCGGTCGGCGACCCCGTCACGGAGCCGATGCCGCTGCCGGACGACCGTAGCGAGGGGACGGTCCGCCTGGCGTTGGGGTCGCTCGGGATGCGGGTCCACGCGGAGCCGGGAACGGAGAGGCTGTGGCTCCGGGTCTGGGATACGGACGCCCCGCGGCTCGATGCCTTCGAGCTTCCCGGGTACTTCCCGATCACGAACGACTGGCGGGTGACGGCACGCTTCGAGCCCTATCCGGAGCCGCGCACGGTCTCGCTGGCCGACGTGAGGGGCGGGACCCTCGAGAACACCGCGCCCGGAGATCTCGTCTTTCGCGTCGACGGGGCGGAGCACCGCCTCATGGCTTTCGCCGGCGCGTCGAGCCGCTCCTATTTCATCAGCCTGTGGGACTCGACCGCCGTGACCGACACCTACCAGGCGGGCCGCTACATGCGCGCGCCCTTCCCGGACGACGACGGCTGGACGACGATCGACTTCAACCGCGCCTACAACGCGCCCTGCGCCTTCACACCCCACTCCGTGTGCAGCCTCCCACCGCGCGAGAACTACCTCCGCTTCGCCCTCACCGCCGGTGAGAAGCGGCCGTAACCGACGCCCCTGCTACAGGTAATATATGGCCTTATAAGTTTACTGCACGTTATTAGAGGCAACATATGGCCTCTTGACATCCCATCGATCCAGCGGCAATCTGGGGCTCGGACCAACGGCGGTTTGCGGAGATAGGAGCTGATCCTGGCTGCTGGCGTGACGCACGAAAATCTGACTTCCCGTGCGCTGCGGACCGAAATGGGGCGTCGCCTTGCGAAGCTGCGCCTTGCGAGGAACGTGACGCAGCGGACGCTGGCCGAAGAGGCGGGAATAGGACTGCGCACGCTTCGCCGCATCGAGGCCGGCCAACCGTCCGGCCTGGACAGCCTGCTGCGTGTCGCGATTGCCCTTGGCTTGGGGGAGGGTCTGTTGAGCGCGGTGCCACCGGTGGAAGTCCGGCCCATTGAACGCGTGGACTCCGGCGGAAGGGAACGGCAGCGCGCGCGTCCCCGGAAGGACGCGTCGCCGGGCGATCCCTGGTCGTGGGCCGACGAGTCGAATGACTGACGCAAGCGTGAACCTGTGGGGCCGCCGGATCGGCGCCGTGTCCTGGGATGTCGGGCGGGGAGTCGGCGTGTTCCAATACGATCCCGCGTTCCTGTCGGCCGGCATCGAGGTCTCTCCGATGGCGATGCCCGTGCGCGAAACGCCGTATGCCTTCCCCGCGCTCGGTGAGGCGTTCAGGGGCTTGCCCGGCCTGCTTGCGGACGCTTTGCCGGACAGTTTTGGCCACCGGCTGATCGACGTTTGGCTGGCGGAGACCGGACGCCGTCTCGAGGACTTCAGTCCGGTGGACCGGCTCTGCTACATCGGAAGGCGCGGCGTCGGGGCGCTGGAGTTCGAGCCGGCGCTACGAAGCGGCAACGGGGGCGGGGTTGAGATCGCGCAACTGGTCGATCTCGCCAACCGGGTTCTCGACGAACGTGGCCGACTGGTGGGCAGGCTCGACAGCGGCGGAGACGGCGAAGCGCTCGAGGACATCCTTCGCGTGGGAACCTCCGCGGGCGGCGCACGGGCGAAGGCGGTGCTCGCGTGGAATCCGGAGACGGGGGAGTTCCGGTCCGGCCAGGTGGACGCTGAGGCCGGATTCGAGCACTGGATCCTCAAATTCGACGGCGTCGCCAACAATCGTGACCGGGAACTCGCCGATCCGCTCGGCTACGGGCGGATCGAGCACGCGTATCACCTGATGGCGCGCGAAGCCGGCATTGAGATGTCGGAATGCCGCCTGCATCACGAGGGCGGCCGGAGCCACTTCATGACGCGGCGGTTCGATCGCGGCGCGAAGGGGCGGAAGATCCACATGCAGTCCCTCGCGGCATTGCGGCACTTCGACTACAACCTGCCGGGTGCGTATGCGTACGAGCAGGCGGTGGAGACGATCCGGAGGCTCGGGCTCGGCATGGCAGTGGTCGAGGA contains these protein-coding regions:
- a CDS encoding Fic family protein; protein product: MKREATGTYDVTVAGGETVRAFIPVALPPSPDIDLREGLRQPFESAAAALGRLDAVTELLPDAAYFVYGYVRKEAVLSSQIEGTQSSLSDLMLHEAGGVPGVLRDDVVETSNYVAALYHGIQRLQDDNFPLSNRLMREMHAKLLASGRGATMMPGEFRRTQNWIGGSRPGNAAFVPPPPNHVEECMAALERFIHATDDDLPALIKAGLAHVQFETIHPFLDGNGRLGRLLITLMLCDAGLLREPLLYLSLYFKQHRDTYYRLLNDMRRTGDWEAWLRFFLEGVHEVAEGAVATARSALELVADNRARIQEGRRASSTLRVHRALVERPVDSINGLAERTSLSGPTVAAALKSLEELGFVSEITGRQRGKIFAYDSYLAVLREGTEEPPG
- a CDS encoding DUF1684 domain-containing protein, which translates into the protein MRTVEGLIGIGRKAVIGLAAALLCAATGGCTRDGWPDPAPVESDALAAEHEEWREGRRRSLANPNAGVISWDGLFELREGANTFGSDPSAAIVLPEEDAPPLAGTLHLDGGAVRLVPEAGSGLSLRDQMSGAVGDPVTEPMPLPDDRSEGTVRLALGSLGMRVHAEPGTERLWLRVWDTDAPRLDAFELPGYFPITNDWRVTARFEPYPEPRTVSLADVRGGTLENTAPGDLVFRVDGAEHRLMAFAGASSRSYFISLWDSTAVTDTYQAGRYMRAPFPDDDGWTTIDFNRAYNAPCAFTPHSVCSLPPRENYLRFALTAGEKRP
- a CDS encoding type II toxin-antitoxin system HipA family toxin, with product MTDASVNLWGRRIGAVSWDVGRGVGVFQYDPAFLSAGIEVSPMAMPVRETPYAFPALGEAFRGLPGLLADALPDSFGHRLIDVWLAETGRRLEDFSPVDRLCYIGRRGVGALEFEPALRSGNGGGVEIAQLVDLANRVLDERGRLVGRLDSGGDGEALEDILRVGTSAGGARAKAVLAWNPETGEFRSGQVDAEAGFEHWILKFDGVANNRDRELADPLGYGRIEHAYHLMAREAGIEMSECRLHHEGGRSHFMTRRFDRGAKGRKIHMQSLAALRHFDYNLPGAYAYEQAVETIRRLGLGMAVVEEQYRRAVFNIVARNQDDHVKNITFLMNRSGAWRLSPAYDVAYAYNPRGRWTGRHQMSMAGKRDGFERVDLLKFAETSGLKIPAASRVIDRVLTAVGNWRHFASEAGVEERDAGRIAKTHRFDLR
- a CDS encoding helix-turn-helix transcriptional regulator, translated to MTHENLTSRALRTEMGRRLAKLRLARNVTQRTLAEEAGIGLRTLRRIEAGQPSGLDSLLRVAIALGLGEGLLSAVPPVEVRPIERVDSGGRERQRARPRKDASPGDPWSWADESND